Proteins from a genomic interval of Pseudoruegeria sp. SHC-113:
- the hfq gene encoding RNA chaperone Hfq, translated as MAADKQNLQDAFLNHVRKTKVPVTIFLINGVKLQGVITWFDNFCVLLRRDGQSQLVYKHAISTIMPAQPINLYDGEE; from the coding sequence ATGGCTGCAGACAAACAGAATTTGCAGGATGCTTTTCTGAACCACGTCCGTAAGACGAAAGTTCCGGTGACTATCTTCCTGATTAACGGTGTGAAGCTTCAGGGCGTGATCACCTGGTTTGATAATTTCTGCGTGCTGCTGCGCCGGGACGGCCAGTCGCAGCTTGTCTACAAGCACGCGATTTCCACCATTATGCCCGCACAGCCGATCAACCTGTACGACGGCGAAGAGTAA
- a CDS encoding TrkH family potassium uptake protein, protein MLARLLSLPLFVILMGAGALAMFLPALHAYIEADMETARVFFLSGGLFLLLTLMVGIATATYSPASTALSHMIALVAAFTVLPAMLAVPFMESVTGADFGDGYFEMVSALTTTGATLYDDPATLPRAVHYWRALVGWLGGFLIWVAAFAILAPLSLGGFEVTTASEAGQRARGEYGFIRVARPGERLIKYAGKLFPVYTGLTVLLWLGLTISGEEAFVAVCHAMSTLATSGISPVGGLANGQAGLGGEILVFLFMFFAISHLTFAPDPGRRRIMAFLTDPEFRFALVIITVVPALLFLRHWTGALDQSPENAPLTALRAAWGSLFTVMSFLTTTGFDSAAWADSAAWSGLQTPGLILIGLCLIGGGVATTAGGVKLMRVYALFIHSRREMDRLVHPSSVGNLGVQARRIRRQGAYVSWIFFMMFTLSVAAIMSALALTGLSFESSLVLTVSTLSTTGPLADLGGEFAVKFAFLDDWARGILITSMVLGRLETLAFIALLNPEFWRR, encoded by the coding sequence ATGCTCGCGCGGCTCCTGTCCCTTCCGCTGTTCGTGATCCTGATGGGCGCGGGCGCGCTGGCGATGTTCCTGCCCGCGCTGCACGCCTATATTGAGGCCGACATGGAAACCGCGCGGGTGTTCTTCCTGAGCGGCGGGCTGTTTCTGCTGCTCACGCTGATGGTAGGCATCGCCACGGCCACCTATTCCCCGGCTTCGACCGCCCTGAGCCACATGATCGCGCTGGTGGCGGCCTTCACGGTGCTGCCCGCGATGCTGGCCGTGCCCTTCATGGAGTCCGTGACGGGGGCGGATTTCGGCGATGGCTATTTCGAGATGGTCTCCGCCCTCACCACCACGGGCGCGACGCTTTATGACGATCCCGCCACACTGCCGCGTGCGGTGCATTACTGGCGCGCGCTGGTGGGCTGGCTCGGCGGCTTCCTGATCTGGGTCGCGGCTTTCGCCATCCTCGCCCCTTTGAGCCTTGGCGGTTTCGAGGTGACGACGGCTTCGGAGGCCGGGCAACGGGCGCGCGGGGAATACGGCTTCATCCGCGTGGCGCGCCCCGGTGAGCGGCTGATCAAATACGCAGGCAAGCTGTTTCCCGTTTACACCGGGCTTACGGTGTTGCTGTGGCTCGGGCTCACGATCTCAGGCGAGGAGGCCTTCGTGGCCGTCTGCCATGCGATGTCCACGCTGGCGACAAGCGGGATTTCCCCGGTTGGCGGACTGGCGAACGGGCAGGCGGGGCTGGGCGGTGAGATCCTTGTGTTTCTCTTCATGTTCTTCGCCATCTCGCATCTGACCTTCGCGCCGGATCCCGGGCGGCGGCGGATCATGGCCTTCCTCACAGATCCTGAGTTCCGATTTGCGCTGGTGATCATCACGGTGGTGCCGGCGCTTTTGTTCCTGCGCCACTGGACGGGCGCGCTGGATCAAAGCCCGGAGAACGCCCCGCTCACCGCCCTGCGCGCGGCCTGGGGCAGCTTGTTTACGGTGATGTCTTTCCTCACGACCACGGGGTTTGACTCCGCCGCCTGGGCGGATTCGGCGGCCTGGTCGGGGCTGCAGACGCCGGGGCTGATCCTGATTGGGCTGTGCCTGATCGGCGGCGGCGTGGCCACCACGGCCGGAGGCGTGAAGCTGATGCGCGTCTATGCGCTCTTCATCCACAGCCGCCGGGAAATGGACCGCCTCGTGCACCCCTCTTCCGTGGGCAACCTCGGTGTGCAGGCCCGGCGCATCCGGCGGCAGGGGGCCTATGTGTCATGGATCTTCTTCATGATGTTCACGCTGTCTGTGGCGGCGATCATGTCGGCGTTGGCGCTCACCGGGCTGTCCTTTGAAAGCTCGCTCGTGCTCACCGTCTCCACGCTCTCTACCACCGGGCCGCTGGCGGATCTGGGTGGCGAGTTCGCGGTGAAATTCGCCTTTCTGGACGATTGGGCCCGCGGCATTCTCATCACTTCGATGGTGCTGGGACGGCTTGAGACGCTCGCCTTCATCGCGCTTCTGAACCCGGAGTTCTGGCGGCGCTGA